CGAAACCACTAGTGACGATTGCCTTAGATGACGACTTATCTCACGCGATTCGTTGCATGGTTGAAAAGTGCATCACAAGTTTGCCGATAATTGCCGATAAAAAGGTGGTTGGTTTCGTTTCCGAAAGAACTATCGTGCGGGCGATTAATAGCGCGTTTGAAATTGGCGGTGCATTTGTTGATGAGGCAAAAATACAGGACATTAGGTATGATATGCCGTACGGAGATGATATTGATACGTATGGTTATGTTTCCAGAGATACAACTGTTTATGAGGTTGAAGATATGTTTATTGACGCAATTAAGGACAAGAGGCGTCTTCTGGCGATTCTCGTATCTGAAAATGGCACTGAGTCGGCTATGCCGCTTGGGATTATCACGGCCTGGGATTTGTATAAAATTGATAAGCAAAAAAAGCAAGTTGGATAGAGTTGTCGCAACGATTGGTTGGGACTAAGGATCGTGCGATGCTCGTTTATCAAGGTAGGGAAGGTAGGATGAGCTCATCTCAAGACAGCGCTACCCTAGCCGAAGGGCAGCAAGTTATAACCGCATGTGCCGTTATACATCGAAAAGGCAGTAACGGGCATGAGATCATGGTTGCGCGTAGAGCGCTAACAAAGAAGTTCTTGCCAGGCAAGCTAGAACTGCCAGGCGGACACATTGAGTTTGGCGAAACATTAGTTGATGGTTTACGTAGAGAGCTAAAGGAAGAGCTCGGTATTGATGTTGTGGTCAGAGACACTGTCGGCGCTTTCACGTATGTAAATGAAGTGAAACGCTCGCATTCAGTTGAAATTATCTTTTTCGCACAACTAGCAAACGGTTGCCTGCCAAAGATAAACCTTGCTGATCATTCTGAAGTTATTTGGGCAAACCGAAACAATCTAAATGTTATTAAAACTGAAAATGGTTCTAACGATCAAGAGTTTCCATTTCTCGTACGAGCACTTGACCTATTAGATGGAAGAGCCTCTTAATATTCTCACAGACATAAGACGCGTCCGGAGGCTGGATGCCAGGACAGCTGTATTTTAGTGCTATAGTGTAAGGTGTGGTAAAGATGCCTAAAGTCAAAATGAATAAATTAACAGTAGATGATATATCAGAGATAAACGTTTCTGATACCTTGCATTTGATAGACTTTCGTGCGACTGGCGAAACGCTTGAACATGAAATACCGAGCATGTTTTTGTATGAGAACCTTTCGCAGTGGCTTATTCCTTTTAATTCAAGAAGAAAGTGCGGTAAATACGTCATAAATTCACCTGAATTATTGCGCAATGATGTCCGTGAGGATAATTTTATAGTTGCATTGCCTGGTAAAAAAGCGTCTATAAGTTTAATTGATCGATTAGATAAACCGGTTGTTGGCGTTAACAAAGTTTGGGCGGCAATACCACACCCATCGATTGACAACTACTGCAAAAGGCATAATTTAGCACTTAATTATTGTTATGCAGATTATTTACGTTACAACGATAAGCTTGCACAGAAAGAGATACTTCGTGAGCTCTCGCCAGAATTTTTTGTTATTACCCCAGAGAACTTTGAAAATGTTGTGAAACGAGAGAGGGGGTATATTAAGGCGGCACGTGGTGCGGGAGGCTTTAGTGTTTTGAACCTTAAGACTGACGCGCGTGAAATCGTTAATCGTCGCCATGAAATCACCTCCGGCGGCGTGAAGTGGTACTATGAGGTTAAGGCTCATGGTGCACCGCATAGTATGCAAATATACAAACACGGCAGCGAATATACACTTTACGGTTTCTCCGAACAGTATATGGATGGAACTCATTTTGTTGGTGCTAAAGTGCTAGACATTAAAGCTGTAATGGAAGATAGGCTATATAATTTTGTGGCTGAGACGTGCCGCAGGATTGACTCGCTTATCCATAGCTATACAGGATTTTTTGGTATTGACTTGATGATAAGCAAGGATAGTCTAGATGTACTAGAGTGTAATATTAGATTGACGGCTGCAACACTGCCGACGCTGCTCGCAAACGCAATTGGCATATATAGATATGTGGAGTATTTTGAAGAGGTACCGTTGTTGTCAGTAGATACGGCTGATACTGTATTGGTAAGGTCGGAGTATATGGGTAATGCAATTATAATTCGCCCATACCGATAATATGATTTTCTGTAAAGTATCATTATAAATTATATAATAGACATGTGGAAGATTCGCATCTCATCATCCTCCGCGGTAATTCTGGCAGCGGTAAGACAACGGTGGCAAAACGGTTGTTTGACCATTTCCATGCGGACGCGATGCTTGTGTCGCAAGATGTCGTGCGCCGTACCATGCTTCGTGTTAAAGACGTACCGAATAATCCAGCAGTTGAACTTATCTATAAACTGTGTTTGTACGGCAATCGTCTTAATAAGATTGTCATTCTAGAGGGAATTTTGCGCCGCGACGTGTACGGCAATAAGCTTACAGAATTAATGGTAAATTTTAATGGAGCCGTTCATATTTATTACCTTGATATTCCGTTTGATGAAACATTACGCCGGCACGCCACGAAGCCGAATACACATGAGTTTGGCGAGGCGGAGATGCGCCAATGGTGGAGGAGCAATGACGTACTTGGTGTAAAAGAAGAACAGATATTTAATGAAAAGATGAGCGCAGATGATATGCTGAGAAAGATATTGAATGATTGCGTGACAGGCAGCAATAACACTATGAAGGGGTCATGAATGAAACTCCTCTATGCAACCACCAACATACATAAGCTTCGCGGTGCTAATCGTGCACTTGCCGGTACAGGTATTGAATTAATGCTGCCAAGCATTGATCTACCGGACGTTCCAGAAATTCAATCAGATGATCAAACGGAAGTTTCGGTCGACAAGGCGATAAAATACCATGCGTTATTGCGCTGCCCTATAGTAGTGATGGATTCAGGGTTGTTTATTGAACCGCTCGGTGGCTTTCCTGGTGTGTATACAAAGTACGTACTTGGTGTACTCGGTATAGATAAGTTGGTTAATCTAGTGCAAAATATTGAAAAGCCAGTAGCATTCACGCAGCGAACGATTACATATTTTGATGGCGTGACGCTCAAGACGTTTTCATCAAAAGTGACTGGTACATTAGTTCGTGAACCGCGTGGCATGAATGGGCGTAATTACGATAAATATTTTGTCGCTGACGGCAGAGACAAAACTATTGCAGAGTTCTCTGACGAGGAACAAACAGCGCTGACTGCGCCAGTATGGCAGGAATTTGCAGCGTGGGTGAATAAGCACAAAAAGGATTTGTGTAGCAGTAAATAATACACTGAAAGAGGAGCTGTATAGCGATATTTTGATCGAAAATGATATGATGGCTTAACTCGTGTAATAATTTGTGCATAACTATATTTAATGTTATGTTATTGAATATGGTTAGAGAAATGTTAAAAGGAGGAGTGGACGTTCATCTTGGCAGTTCGGATAATCTAGAGAGGTCGGAACACAACCCTACGGTTATCGCAATGCTGGGTGCTGTCGGTTTGAACGGTGTTGACATACAGTTGTTTGACGCTATGCAGCAAAGCGGGGCGTCAGTTTTTGTACATGGCAGTCTTGTTTCGGGTAGAATCAGTTCGAGATCTGATGTTGACTTTACGGTAATAGGAGACATTGGCAATATGCCACCGATTCTTAGAGACACGCTAATGCCGGGTGCGGCGGTGAGCACTGCAGATTACGTGTCGACATCGGTGCGGAGCCAAGACGGTCGAAAACTGAGTCTTCATATTAGTGAGTCGAAGTTTCGCGGTTCATATCCCGATCGGAATAAACCGTATGCGACTGAATATCGGTCAGGCAATCATGCGAAAAAACGCGACCAATCGTACTTTTTGTCAACTGTCGATCGGGATGGCGGCATATATCTAATTAATTTTTTATGTAGCAGTAAAGTGCAAAAACCTGATGGCAGTACGCTGACTGACACGCCGCAGACGGGAGTGATGGTAATCAATGGAGAATCGGTATTTAGCGATGAGGGTGAGCGCTTAAGTATTGAAGCCCGCGAGAAGATATATATAGACCCGCAGGGGCAAGCTACAGATTGCGCGTCAAATGCAGTACTGCGAGTTGCTACCCTTGGATTGGAATTTGATAAAATGCAATCGGACATCCCACTTTATTCAAATGCGGAGAGTGAAAAGCGATTCGTGAAAGATCCGACGTCAAGAAGCATGCAGATGATCGCTGATTTTACGGGGATTAATCCTGATGTTATAACCGTAAATATGTTCAGAGAATTGGCAAAATACTGGCAAAAGGTGAAGCCGCATAAACAACGATGACAAAGCAACATACATGTATATCGGTGGCTGATATTCACGGCAATATAGTGCAGTATGAGAAATTAAAAACGCTTGTTGCAGGCGAACGGTTCGATTTTGTGTTTATGTGCGGCGATCTTTTACCGAAAACTGGTGGTTCATGGCACATTAATAACAAAGTGCGAACAACAGCAATGCAAGCTGACTTTATTGAAAACTATTTTTTCAGTTATCTGGTTGAGCTTGGGAAAATAGCAGACGTGTATGCAATTTTTGGTAATGATGATTTTAGTAGTAATTATTCAATGCTTACGCAAGCTGCCATTGAGAATGTGCATTTTTTGAATCGGCAGGTGAAAAAAATGCAGGTGCATGGCAGGGACTTGTATGTAGCGGGTTATCCATATGTTGGATTGACACCGTTCTATCATAAGGATTGGGAACGATGGGATGAGCTGCCGCGCAGCTTGCCGTATAAAATATATCGCACTGACGGCTATATTTCTCGTGAAGGAGCTCATATACCGGTTGATCTATATAACGATACGCAGACGATAGCTGATGATATACGGGTATTATCTCGTTTAAGCGATCCAAAGGATACTGTTTATATTTTTCACGAAGCGCCTTTTAATACACCACTTGATCAAATTGCGTCAGATAATAAATATATTAAGAACGGACAGCTCCATATCGGCAGTCAAGCGATTCGCCGATTCATCAAGGATAAGCATCCCTTATTAACAATGCATGGGCACATCCAT
This portion of the TM7 phylum sp. oral taxon 349 genome encodes:
- a CDS encoding CBS domain-containing protein, translating into MTRAEKYRCEFNRLEKILKRKDGASDEKSIRSVVESLARKRGNRVIRQYKEEIIQHIQLRNAIVHQSTNMTIAEPHEETISELRKLREHIERPKTAWDIATKPLVTIALDDDLSHAIRCMVEKCITSLPIIADKKVVGFVSERTIVRAINSAFEIGGAFVDEAKIQDIRYDMPYGDDIDTYGYVSRDTTVYEVEDMFIDAIKDKRRLLAILVSENGTESAMPLGIITAWDLYKIDKQKKQVG
- a CDS encoding NUDIX hydrolase, yielding MVARRALTKKFLPGKLELPGGHIEFGETLVDGLRRELKEELGIDVVVRDTVGAFTYVNEVKRSHSVEIIFFAQLANGCLPKINLADHSEVIWANRNNLNVIKTENGSNDQEFPFLVRALDLLDGRAS
- a CDS encoding ATP-grasp domain-containing protein, yielding MPKVKMNKLTVDDISEINVSDTLHLIDFRATGETLEHEIPSMFLYENLSQWLIPFNSRRKCGKYVINSPELLRNDVREDNFIVALPGKKASISLIDRLDKPVVGVNKVWAAIPHPSIDNYCKRHNLALNYCYADYLRYNDKLAQKEILRELSPEFFVITPENFENVVKRERGYIKAARGAGGFSVLNLKTDAREIVNRRHEITSGGVKWYYEVKAHGAPHSMQIYKHGSEYTLYGFSEQYMDGTHFVGAKVLDIKAVMEDRLYNFVAETCRRIDSLIHSYTGFFGIDLMISKDSLDVLECNIRLTAATLPTLLANAIGIYRYVEYFEEVPLLSVDTADTVLVRSEYMGNAIIIRPYR
- a CDS encoding kinase — protein: MEDSHLIILRGNSGSGKTTVAKRLFDHFHADAMLVSQDVVRRTMLRVKDVPNNPAVELIYKLCLYGNRLNKIVILEGILRRDVYGNKLTELMVNFNGAVHIYYLDIPFDETLRRHATKPNTHEFGEAEMRQWWRSNDVLGVKEEQIFNEKMSADDMLRKILNDCVTGSNNTMKGS
- a CDS encoding metallophosphoesterase; protein product: MTKQHTCISVADIHGNIVQYEKLKTLVAGERFDFVFMCGDLLPKTGGSWHINNKVRTTAMQADFIENYFFSYLVELGKIADVYAIFGNDDFSSNYSMLTQAAIENVHFLNRQVKKMQVHGRDLYVAGYPYVGLTPFYHKDWERWDELPRSLPYKIYRTDGYISREGAHIPVDLYNDTQTIADDIRVLSRLSDPKDTVYIFHEAPFNTPLDQIASDNKYIKNGQLHIGSQAIRRFIKDKHPLLTMHGHIHETFAESGDFCWRNDASVSFTAANDFTSDMLAYIEFTLPNLGLIERKVV